ACGACGGGGCGGACGGCGCTCCGGCGCGGGTGGCCGAGGGCTGGGACGCGGTCGTCCTCCAAGAGCACAGCGTTCGCCCGACCGACTCCGTCGGCCCGGCCGCCCGGTTCTACGAGGACGCGACCTGGTTCTACGACCTCGCCAAGGGCGCCAACCCGAACGCCGAGGTCGTCCTGTACGAGACCTGGGCGCGTCGCTTCAACCACTCGCTCTACCCGGACACTTTTTCGGATCCGGCGGACATGCAGGCGCAGCTTCGATTTCACTACTACTACGCCGCGGAGGAGCACGTCCCCGCGAACACGACGAGCGACGCGCCGCTGTCCATCCGGGTCGCGCCCGCGGGTGACGCGTGGGAGCTCCAGCTGGTGGGCGGGGAGCCGCCTCGCCTCCACGGCGGCGACGACTACCACGCCGGCCCCGCCGGGCAGTACCTCAACGCGCTCGTCCTCTACGGCACGCTCTTCCGTCGGAGGACGGCCGGGCTGATCCCCCTCGGCGGGCTCGACGCCGACACCGCGACGAGGCTCCAGAGGAGCGCCGACGACGTCACCGGCGAGGAGGGCTTCGGCGTGCTCGGGATGACGGCGCCGCTCCCGCTCGCGGCCGGCGACGCCGTCACGGTCGACGTGGGCCCGCTCGTCGCGTCCGGCTGGACCGCGCTGACCGCCGACGCGCTCACCGCCCCCGACATCCAGAGCGACGGCGGCGCAGCCACCCGCGCGCACGTCACGAGCTGGGGATTCTCGGGCGTCCAGGAAGGTGGCCACGCCGACAACGTCCTCGGTTGGCCCGGCGACGTGAGCCGCGACACCCTCTGGGTCGGCTCCTTCGACGGCCACGCGGCCGCGCTCGACCTCGAGGCGCGGCTCGTGGTGCGCGGCCTCCCCGCGGGCGCGTACCGCCTGGAGCTGTTCGCGTCACGCGCCGGCGACGACTCCGGGCGCGGGCGGCTGACGCGCTATCGCGTCGACGAGCGCTTCGTGGACCTCGAGGTCGCCGACAACCGCGGCACGGTGGCGCGCCTGGAGGACGTGCGCCCCGACGCGCGCGGCGAGCTCGTGGTGCGGATCGGCGTGAGCCCCGACGGCGCGGCCCGCTTCGCGTACGCCGGCGTCCTGCGAGTCGTCCGCACCGGCGACTGAGTGAGCCTCACGCACGGTGATGCGAACGCTTCACGGTCACGGGCAACGCGCTGCACGCGCGCCGCGACACGCGCCGATGAGGACATGCGGCACGGCGCCTGCACATCACCGCCCCATGCTCCGACCCGCGACCCCACTGCAACGCCTCTGGCTGCGGACGCTGCACCGCTTCGGCCGGCTGCTGATGCGCACCGTCTACCGCCTGCGGACCCGCGGCTTCGAGGACCTGCCCGACGGCGCCGCGGTGCTCGTCAGCAACCACGTCTCCTTCATCGACTTCATGTTCGTCGGCGTCGCGCTCCCGGAGGTGCCGCGCTACGTGATGCACCACCACCACTGGCGCTACGCGCCGCTGCGCTTGTTCTTCCGATCCGCGCGGGTGATCCCCATCGCGCCGCGCAAGGAGAGCCCGGAGCTGCTCGCGCGTGCGATGGAGGCGATCGACGCGGCCCTGGCCCGTGGCGAGAAGGTGCTGATCTGGCCCGAAGGAGGCATGACGCCGGACGGGGAGATCCGCGCGTTTCGCCCCGGCGTCGAGCGCATCGTCGCGCGCCGAGAGGTGCCG
The Sandaracinaceae bacterium genome window above contains:
- a CDS encoding 1-acyl-sn-glycerol-3-phosphate acyltransferase, whose translation is MLRPATPLQRLWLRTLHRFGRLLMRTVYRLRTRGFEDLPDGAAVLVSNHVSFIDFMFVGVALPEVPRYVMHHHHWRYAPLRLFFRSARVIPIAPRKESPELLARAMEAIDAALARGEKVLIWPEGGMTPDGEIRAFRPGVERIVARREVPVIPIAIRGAWQSALSRNGGEPLTKLPRRVRLPIELVADPPVPAPLVDASRLRARIAVLRGAMR